From a region of the Salvelinus alpinus chromosome 2, SLU_Salpinus.1, whole genome shotgun sequence genome:
- the LOC139561712 gene encoding E3 ubiquitin-protein ligase NRDP1-like: MGYDVTRFQGEVDEDLLCPICSGVLEEPVQAPHCEHAFCNACITQWFSQQQICPVDRSVVTLAHLRPVPRIMRNMLSKLQIHCDNAGFGCVAVLRLDQLQSHLRDCQHNPKRPVQCEQGCGLEMPKDEVSSHNCIKHLRSVVQQQQGKIADLEKASAEHKHQLAEQKRDIQLLKAYMRAIRSANPNLQNLEDTIEYNEILEWVNSLQPARVTRWGGMISTPDAVLQAVIKRSLIDSGCPPSIVNDLIENAHERNWPAGLATLETRQMNRRYYENYVAKRIPGKQAVVVMACENQHMGEDMILEPGLVMIFAHGVEEIL, translated from the exons GCCCCTCACTGTGAGCACGCCTTCTGCAATGCCTGCATCACCCAGTGGTTCTCGCAGCAGCAGATATGCCCCGTGGACCGCAGCGTGGTGACGCTGGCCCACCTGCGCCCCGTGCCCCGCATCATGCGCAACATGCTCTCTAAGCTGCAAATCCACTGCGACAACGCCGGCTTTGGCTGCGTTGCCGTGCTGCGCCTGGACCAGCTGCAGTCGCACCTCAGGGACTGCCAGCACAACCCCAAGAGGCCCGTCCAGTGCGAGCAGGGCTGCGG TCTGGAGATGCCTAAAGATGAGGTGTCTAGCCATAACTGCATCAAACACCTGCGCAGCGTGGTCCAGCAACAGCAGGGCAAGATCGCAGACCTGGAGAAGGCCTCTGCTGAACACAAGCACCAGCTAGCGGAgcag aAACGGGACATCCAGTTACTGAAGGCGTACATGAGGGCCATCCGCAGTGCCAACCCCAACCTGCAGAACCTCGAGGACACCATTGAGTACAATGAGATCCTGGA GTGGGTGAACTCCCTCCAGCCGGCTCGCGTCACCCGCTGGGGCGGCATGATCTCAACGCCAGACGCTGTCCTCCAGGCGGTCATCAAGCGCTCGCTCATCGACAGCGGCTGCCCGCCTTCCATCGTCAACGACCTTATCGAGAATGCCCACGAGAGGAACTGGCCTGCCGGCCTGGCCACGCTGGAAACGCGGCAGATGAACCGGCGCTACTATGAGAATTACGTGGCCAAGCGTATCCCGGGGAAACAGGCGGTGGTGGTGATGGCCTGTGAGAACCAGCATATGGGGGAGGACATGATCCTGGAGCCAGGCCTGGTCATGATCTTTGCCCATGGGGTGGAGGAGATACTATGA